TTCCTGCTGTTTATCCTGCCGCTGGCGGGCAGCCTGCTGATGATTGGCCAGGACTACCGGGCCAAGTTGAGTCTGATCTCCGGCGAACGGGCCGGCGTGCGGCAACTGCTGGCCCTCGATACGTTGGATAACCTGCTGTCTGCCCAACGTGACCGCGCCGCCCGCTGGCGCGCCACCGAGACCAATCGCCAGCCGACGCCCGCCACCCTCGCGGCCGTGTCGGCATTCGACGCGGTGCAGCCGGCGGTCGTCCAGGCCACCACGGACCTGGCCAATACCCTGCAAACCGAAGGCGCCGAAGGTGAAACCCTGGCGCGCTATCAAGCCCTGCAAACCGCGCTCAACGGCCTGGACTCGAAAAGCCTGAGCAGCGTGGGCTGGTGGCCGGACGGCTACGAGCGCTTCACCAATGCCTTGAGTGCCTTGCAAGCGTTGCGCGAGCAGATCGCCATGGACAACCGCCTGACCCTGGCGCCGTGGTTGGAAACCTATTTGCTGACGCAGATCTCGACCCAGCATGCACCGGACCTGATCGAGCGCGTTGGCCGCCTGGCCAGTGTCGGCCAGGCGTCGGTGGTGTCCGGACAGTTCACCCTGCAAAGCCGCCTGCAATTGCGCGACCTGCGCAGCCGCATCGGCGACGCCCGCGAGCAACTGGTCAAAACTGCCAGCCTGCTGGAAGCCCGTCTGCCCAGCGCCCTGCAAACCTGGGCCGGGCAGTACCATGAAAGCCTGAAAAACCTCGATGCCGAGCTCAAAGTCCTCGACGACGGCGTGTTTGGCGGCAGCATCCAGCTCAAGCCCGAGGAGTTCGAGCGTGGCCTGGACGCCCTGCTCGGCGATCTCGCGACCTTGCGCCAGCAATCGCTGGTGTCGCTGGATCAGCGTCTGGATTACTACTACAGCTCGGCCATCCGCCAGTTCATCGTGGTGGCGGCCATCTTCGGCTGCCTGCTGCTGGCGGCGCTGTACCTGTTCATCTGCCTGCAGGCTTCGATTCGCCGCAGTGCCAGCGGCATCACCCTGCTGGCCGAAGCCCTGCGTGACGGTAACCTGAGCCTGCAAGTGGCGGTGACCGGTCGCGATGAGCTGGCGGCAATCAGCACCGCACTCAACGTCGCCGTGGTGCAGTTGCGCAACAGCCTGCTGGGGGTGGATCACGAAACCCTGCAGCTGAGTAATGCCGTACGTACGCTCAATCAGCACTCCAGCGGTGCGCTGAGCGAAGTCGAAGCGCAGCAATTGCAGATCAGCCAGATTGCCGCCGCCGCTACGCAACTGGCCGCCACCTCCCAGGGCGTGGCGGCCAGTTGCGAGCAGGCCTCCGGCAGCGCCCAGCACACCCGGCGCATCGCTGCCG
This DNA window, taken from Pseudomonas sp. MYb118, encodes the following:
- a CDS encoding methyl-accepting chemotaxis protein yields the protein MQAFLSPGISLLGRFGFARKFQLLFLLFILPLAGSLLMIGQDYRAKLSLISGERAGVRQLLALDTLDNLLSAQRDRAARWRATETNRQPTPATLAAVSAFDAVQPAVVQATTDLANTLQTEGAEGETLARYQALQTALNGLDSKSLSSVGWWPDGYERFTNALSALQALREQIAMDNRLTLAPWLETYLLTQISTQHAPDLIERVGRLASVGQASVVSGQFTLQSRLQLRDLRSRIGDAREQLVKTASLLEARLPSALQTWAGQYHESLKNLDAELKVLDDGVFGGSIQLKPEEFERGLDALLGDLATLRQQSLVSLDQRLDYYYSSAIRQFIVVAAIFGCLLLAALYLFICLQASIRRSASGITLLAEALRDGNLSLQVAVTGRDELAAISTALNVAVVQLRNSLLGVDHETLQLSNAVRTLNQHSSGALSEVEAQQLQISQIAAAATQLAATSQGVAASCEQASGSAQHTRRIAADSSRDSQRTTASIQQLNQRLNDTAAALGRVSEQGQQIQLVVDTIRGVAEQTNLLALNAAIEAARAGEQGRGFAVVADEVRSLSQRTQSSTAQIAGTVDSLRNTVNEAVSLMEAACGQAQSDAQAVTGLGERLGEIANAVQSVTDTLAQIATAVDEQASTADEVSGNIQQVDQAAVRLLEGARAVNLAADTLSHGSKVLSDNTGRFRLS